In Sparus aurata chromosome 2, fSpaAur1.1, whole genome shotgun sequence, a single genomic region encodes these proteins:
- the gramd1bb gene encoding protein Aster-B isoform X14, whose amino-acid sequence MVEKGSDHSSDKSPSTPEQVVQRTYSLQSARSGGKNSKSHKRLSKYDRLNLIKKSQSWYNHERQHILRVLSPTYKQRNEDFRKLFKQLPDTERLIVDYSCALQRDILLQGRLYLSENWICFYSNIFRWETLLTVRLKDICSMTKEKTARLIPNAIQVCTDTEKHFFTSFGARDRTYMMMFRLWQNALLDKPLCPKELWHFVHQCYGNELGLTSDDEDYVPPDDDFNTMGFSEEIPNEENEINNDNLSKSSAEAKPEGSPPLLHKKVVPNSTIPSPGDTPIAFDLPAEDFVDFLPDGELLTVPLLVEEKNNDTSGPGGPVPSPSLDFNDNEDIPTELSDSSETHDEGEVQAFHEDLNGRQHINEVFKFSVDKLYDILFTESQFMSDFMEQRRISDVVYHPWKKEDAGDQTREIMYTISLSNPLAPKTSTASETQTLYKISQESECYVIDAEVITHDVPYHDYFYTLNHYMLTRVAKNKCRLRVSTELRYRKQPWGLVKGFIERNFWSGIEDNFRHLELALSKLEEIFNESHQLSPKAKVVKNSTVRRKKRPLPHMRSQHLDEALSPVTTPTDEEVIQRIKQVAGSTQTRHQSPEHHHLPGGLAFYSVSKLLLIISFVICLSLVLLVFLNMMLFYKLWMLEYSAQSLTTWQGLRLHESKLPQTQMEWAQLLEAQQRYHDAELQKWREIIKSSVVLLDQMKDSLLNLQRGIGLRDYSSEAEEKRSRYH is encoded by the exons GTGCTGAGCCCGACATACAAGCAGCGCAATGAGGACTTTAGGAAACTCTTCAAGCAGCTTCCCGACACAGAGAGACTCATTGTGG ACTACTCGTGTGCTCTTCAGCGGGACATCCTCTTGCAGGGACGACTCTACCTCTCTGAGAACTGGATCTGCTTCTATAGCAACATCTTCCGCTGGGAAACGCTG ctAACAGTGCGGCTAAAGGACATCTGCTCGATGACGAAAGAGAAGACTGCCCGCCTCATTCCCAATGCCATCCAGGTCTGCACCGACACAGAGAAG CACTTTTTCACCTCATTTGGAGCCAGGGACCGGACTTACATGATGATGTTCAGACTGTGGCAGAACGCTCTGCTGGACaag CCCCTGTGCCCCAAAGAACTGTGGCACTTTGTCCACCAGTGCTATGGCAACGAGCTCGGCCTGACCAGTGACGACGAGGACTACGTTCCCCCTGATGACGACTTCAATACCATGGG GTTCAGTGAAGAGATTCCCAATGAAGAAAACGAGATCAACAATGACAACTTGTCTAAGAGCAGCGCTgaggccaagcccgaggggagCCCGCCGCTGCTACATAAAAAGGTCGTCCCAAACAGCACCATCCCCAGCCCAGGGGACACACCCATCGCT TTTGACCTCCCAGCAGAAGACTTCGTAGACTTCCTGCCAGACGGCGAGCTGCTAACCGTTCCACTGTTGGTGGAAGAGAAGAACAACGATACCAGCGGGCCTGGTGGTCCCGTCCCCTCACCCTCTCTGGACTTCAACGACAACGAAGACATCCCCACCGAGCTCAGCGATTCCTCTGAAACGCACGATGAAG GTGAAGTACAGGCCTTCCACGAGGATCTGAATGGCAGGCAGCACATCAACGAGGTCTTCAAGTTCAGTGTGGACAAGCTCTACGACATCCTCTTCACAGAGTCACAGTTCATGAGTGACTTCATGGAACAGAGACGAATCTCAG ATGTGGTGTACCATCCGTGGAAGAAGGAGGATGCTGGGGACCAGACCAGAGAGATCATGTACACCATCTCACTATCCAATCCTCTGGCCCCCAAAACGTCCACAGCCAGTGAGACACAG ACTCTGTATAAAATCAGTCAGGAGAGCGAGTGCTACGTCATCGACGCTGAGGTCATCACACATGACGTGCCCTACCACGATTACTTCTACACTCTCAACCACTACATGCTCACCAGGGTGGCCAAGAACAAGTGTCGGTTACG ggtATCGACAGAGCTGCGCTACAGGAAACAGCCGTGGGGGCTGGTGAAAGGCTTCATAGAGAGAAACTTCTGGAGCGGGATAGAAGATAACTTCCGTCATCTTG AGTTGGCGCTGTCCAAGCTGGAGGAGATTTTTAACGAGTCCCACCAGCTGTCTCCGAAGGCTAAGGTGGTGAAAAACTCCACGGTGAGGCGGAAGAAGAGGCCACTCCCCCACATGCGCAGCCAGCACCTCGATGAGGCCCTCAGCCCCGTTACCACGCCGACAGATGAGGAAGTGATTCAGAGGATCAAACAGGTGGCGGGCTCCACACAGACCAGACACCAGAGTCCAGAACACCATCACCTGCCCGGAGGCCTCGCTTTCTATAGTGTCTCCAAACTGCTGCTCATCATCAGCTTTGT GATCTGTCTAAG CCTGGTCCTGCTGGTGTTCCTCAACATGATGCTCTTCTACAAGCTGTGGATGCTGGAGTACTCTGCACAGTCTTTGACAACCTGGCAGGGGTTGCGGCTTCATGAAAG TAAACTGCCGCAGACGCAGATGGAGTGGGCCCAGCTCCTGGAGGCACAGCAGCGTTACCATGACGCCGAGCTGCAGAAGTGGAGGGAGATTATCAAGTCATCAGTGGTGCTGCTAGACCAG ATGAAAGACTCTTTATTGAACCTCCAGCGGGGCATTGGTTTAAGGGACTACAGCTCTGAggctgaagagaagagaagtcgCTACCACTGA